In the genome of Apus apus isolate bApuApu2 unplaced genomic scaffold, bApuApu2.pri.cur manual_scaffold_34_ctg1, whole genome shotgun sequence, the window GAAAAAGAGATACTGGCTGCCTGTGAAGGAGTGCGAGCTGCTTCCCAGGTCATTGGTGCAGAAGCAAcgctcctcccagcacctggCCTGCCAGTCCTGGAATGGATGGATAAAGGGAGGGCCTCACCCACACACCGTGCCACCCATGCCACCTGGATCAAGGGGATGGCCCTGATAACACAGCGAGCTGGAAGAGGGGCCCCAGTGGCCCAGGCAGGGTGGAGGTGATTCCGAACTGGCCAGAGGCAAAGATTTTGGAATGGCACCGGACGAGACAGGGACTGGTGCAGAGGAGGCTGCCCCAGGTAATCAACTGTCAGAGCATGAAAagcaatttgctcttttcactggTGGATCCTGCCATCTTGCAGGAAGTCATTGGAGGTGGAAAGCTGCAGTCTGGAGTCCTACGAGACAGGCTGCACAAGCTGAGGATGGAGAAGGTGGCTCGAGGCgatttgcagaaggaaaggcCGTCCAGCTGGCCCTGGACATTGCAGGGCGGGAGCAGGGGCCAATACTTTACCTCTGCACGGGTTCCTGGGTGGCAGCAAATGCTTTGTGGGGGTGGCTGAAGGGATGGAAACGGGACAATTGGCAGCGCAGGGGGAAGCCCCTTTGGGCCGACCCCTGTGGCAAGATATTGCTGCCTGATTAGAGACATTGGCAGTAAAGGGACGGGACGTAGATGCCCACGCACCAAAGAGCCAGGgcactgaagaacagaaacacaaccatcaagcagagcaggcagctaaAGTGTTGCAAACAGATTGGGACGGGGAGCACAGAGGTGAACTGTTTTTAGCCTGGGGGGCCCATGACACATCTGGGCATCAAGGATGAGATGCAACGTACCCATGGGCCTGTGACCGAGGGTTAGATTTAACTCTGGGTCCTATTGCACAGGTTATCCATGATTGTGACATACGTGCCCCAATCAAACAAGCCAGATGGGTAAAACCTTTGTGGTGCCACGGACGTTGGTgccaataaaggatggagaagcCTGGCAGGTTGATTCCATCACCCTCCCTCAGACTCGTAACGGCAAGCGATGCGTGCTTACAGTGGTGGGAGCAAGCACTGGGTGGCTGGAAACGTATCCTGTCCCTCATGCCACTGCTCATAACACTATTTTGGGCCTTGAAAGACAAGTGTTATGGAGACATGGTACCCCTGAGAGGATCGAGTCAGACAACGGACCTCATTTCAGGAACAGCTTAGTAGACAGCTGTGccaaagagcatggtattgagtggatgTACCACATCCCTTCCCATGCACCAGCAGCTGGCAACATTGGAGGCTACAATGGCCTGCTGAAAACCACCCTGAAAGCAGTGGGTGGTGGGACTGTTAAAACTTGGGTTAAACATCTGGCAGAAGCTCCTTGGCTACTTAACACCAGGGGATCTGCCAACCAAGCTGTGCCTGCCCAGTCAAACTTTTTACATAGAGTGGATGGGGAAAAAGTCCCTGTTGTGTGTGAAAGGAATCTACTGGGAAAAACTGTCTGGGTGTTCCCTGCTTTGGGCAGAGGCCAACCCATCCGTGGGGTTGTCTCTGCTCAAGGtcctggacatacctggtgggtagtgcaggaggatggggaagTTCCGTGTGTTCCACAGGGGAGCTTAACCCTGGCTGAGAGTATTTAGTTTGGGTTGTACAGTTTTAATTACTGCATGACAGTGATAAGTTGTTTTCAGTGTTATGTCTCTAGGAGAACTCAGTGGTGCCCAAGAAGAACCTGCAGAACAAGAGCATGAACTCCAAGGGACCCTGTGAcacctcctctgccctgagagACTGCCACGGTGGATGGAAATCCAGAGCCTGGACCCAATGGACTCTGTTGCACAAGGACAGTTCACAACCTGGTGAATGATTGTGACGGGAAGTGGTTTGGAATAAGGGCTGTGatgttatggtttgggagaccctGGCACGGTGTTGGACACCAACAGAGAGAGAGGGTCCTGAGGAgcctgaaagactggaagggtcagtattcccaccccctccctgtCACAATCTATccaagccaggagagctggaataagggcccttctcccttcctgctcctttctccctgccggggctgctgctggttcctttggcttcccagctgctccagaatCCACCTGCAtcgggtgctgtgaggagctgtggacctctccctggagcagccctgcctgtcccatatccctgccatcatccagatgggttttgtaTAGAAGTACTTCCCTGTTCTTCCCCCACGTTTTACCCTTTCACCTTGTGTTGcagtaaatttgtttctagtttcagtttccaaagtttaagtctctcttccttgttccccttctgtcttcccttgggagggtggagggggggtaatagagagcaattctgtcctctggtttTTGGGATTCAGCTTTAATATTGAAAGCAGGacacagcccagaaaccaactgtgtcctgggctgcatcaaaagaagtgtgggcATCggggtgagggaggggattctgcccctctgctgtgctctggtgagaccccacctggggtactgagagcagctctggagccctcagcacagggaagacatggagctgctggagacggtccagagaaggccacaaagatgatcaaagggctggagcagctctgctatgaagacaggctgagggagttgagggtgttcagcctggagaagagaaggctctggggggatcttagagcaccttccagtgcctgaaggggctccaggaaagctggggaggggcttttcatgaGAGAGgacagtggtaggacaaggggcaatggttttaatctgagagaggggagatttaggtgagatattagaaagaaattcttcactctaagggtgatgaggagctggaatgggttgtccagggaggctgttgatgccccatccctggaggtttttaaggccaggttggacgaggatttgtgcaacctggtctagtggtagggtgCCCAGTTCatggcatgggggttggaacttgctgatccttaaggtcccttccagccttaatgattctatgattctttggaGACAGTAAAACCCCCTGTAcagcctgctctaggtgaacctcctctggcaggggggttggactagatgatctctagatgatcttccaactctgacagttctgtgattctgtgatctctgtgccCTCCCACACAAAGACCCCATCTCTGCTCACACTTTCCTCCCTGGCCCTTGCTTTGGCTTCCTTTGTACCTTCATTTGGTGTTTCTGAGCTTGTCACCATGGGCATTCCTACCTTGGCCACATATTGAATAAAACTAGTGCCTTCACCTGAGATATGTGGTGTTCTGCAATTCCTCATGCTCTGATCTTGCCAGAGGCCCCCCATGTCAGGGTGAGCCACCTGTACACACACATTAACAGGGGTCCAAACACAGCTTCACTCCTGGGGGACTTCAAAAAACTCTGGGATTCGGtcagaagaaacctcacagagttttacccagagaagcagtcagtcctttgccaggggcagaatcatccccagaatgagggctggctgagagctgagcaactcagcagtgaccctgagAAGAAGGGCCTGGGCATTCAAGGAGTGTCCCAGGAGCCAgtggtgtgtgctcagagtTATAAGGCCAGTTGCAAATAGGGCagcagagtgactgcatcattgggaagggaagagccatgggtgtcacctccctggattGTGTGAGGCCCTTGACGTGGTCcctcaaaacatccttctctctaacctggagagagaagggtttGATGTGTGGACTGCTCAGTGGATGAGGAATGGGTGAGATGGTCAgatccagagggcagtggtgaatggctcagtgtccagatggagatggtgacaagtgtccctcaggggtccgtcCTGGGACCAGTCCTGGTTAATATCTGTATCAATGAGTTagagagctgagtggtgcaagtgacatggctgggggacaggatgccatgcagagcagctcatTTGGGTTACTGGACAGCCAAGGACTCAGAGCAAGTGTTAGAAACTTTAATAATGGATCAAGAGCAAACAAAGCAGGTCCGTGTCTCAGTTGTAGCGACACAAGTGGAAACGtgcaggaacaaaaccatgGATGACAGCAGTAATGATAAATAAAGTAATAACAAGAACAAGAACaagaacaataataaaaaataatacaacaaCAAACCTATACAGAgtagaataaaaagaaaaaagcaaaaacaagtaaacaaaacgTGTGGAATGACATAAAGTGGAATCACTTCTGGAAAGAGGCTTTAAATCTCTCACTCTTGAACAATGAAGAATTCACTTTCCTGAGGGCGTCCttgagctcctggttcctcatgctgtagatgagggggttcactgctggaggcaccactgagtacagaactgccaccaccaggtccagggatggggaggagatggaggggggcttcaggtaggcaaacatggcagtgctgatgaacagggagaccacggccaggtgagggaggcaggtggaaaaggctttgtgccttccctgctgagaggggatcctcagcacagccctgaagatctgcacataggacaccaccatgaagacaaaacagccaaacaCTAAACAGGCACTAACCACAAGAAGCCcaagttccctgaggtaggagtgtgagcaggagagcttgaggatctgggggatttcacagaagaactgtcccagggcattgccctggcagaggggcagtgaaaatgtactggctgtgtgcagcagagcactgagaaacccagaggcccaggcagctgctgccatgtggacacaagctctgctgcccaggagggtcccgtagtgcaggggtctgcagatggccacgtagcggtcatagcacatgatggtgagaagggaccactctgctccaaggaagaagaaaaagaagaagagctgtgcagcacatgcagagtaggagatggccctggtgtcccagagggaattggccatggctttggggagggtggtggagatgcagcccaggtcgaggagggagaggttgagcaggaagaagtacatgggggtgtggaggtggtggtcccaggcgatggtggtgatgatgaggccgttgcccaggagggcagccaggtagatgcccaggaagagccagaagtgcaggagctgcagctcccgcctgtctgcgaatgccaggaggaggaactggctgatggagctgctgttggacatcccagccctttcctcaggaggtgctgccagaggaggaaagcacactcacaagtcaggacagccctgagcaaatctcttcccattccctcccATCAAACCACCCTCTGAAAATAGACATTGACTATCTCCTTGTTTATAGAACAttcctccatctccctggctggagctctggtctgtgctggccaagtgtgctgtgaggagctgagctcccaaggagctttccctgctccacagcaggggggagctgggaaaagcatgacagcttcaaaaataccctcttttcctcatctgtgatCCACTTGTGCATATTCCTGTAGGAGAACCTCCACGAAACTCCTACagctgtggtgccaccagcagagctggctggtcccaagccctccagcccagcatgtccagagaagctcagctgggctgggcccagcggttttgctgccctggccacagctgcctgagagctcCTGCAGAATTGGTGTCTGAGCTGCACCTTAGACACCCTTGTCCTTAGGGAGCCTGAGGGGAAGGGcaaggacagcacaggcagcagggccagatgGAGAAATGCCCCGATGCTCCCAGAGAGGGAGGACAGGCACCCTGAGGTGGCACTTGGACGCTTCTCCT includes:
- the LOC127396218 gene encoding olfactory receptor 14J1-like, with product MSNSSSISQFLLLAFADRRELQLLHFWLFLGIYLAALLGNGLIITTIAWDHHLHTPMYFFLLNLSLLDLGCISTTLPKAMANSLWDTRAISYSACAAQLFFFFFFLGAEWSLLTIMCYDRYVAICRPLHYGTLLGSRACVHMAAAAWASGFLSALLHTASTFSLPLCQGNALGQFFCEIPQILKLSCSHSYLRELGLLVVSACLVFGCFVFMVVSYVQIFRAVLRIPSQQGRHKAFSTCLPHLAVVSLFISTAMFAYLKPPSISSPSLDLVVAVLYSVVPPAVNPLIYSMRNQELKDALRKVNSSLFKSERFKASFQK